A stretch of DNA from Nonlabens ponticola:
GTTTTCAATCAAATCATCGAGCGCGATCGTGATGCATTGATGAAGCGCACCATGAATCGGCCTATTCCTACGGGTAGAATTGCGGCGAATCATGCATGGATTTATGGTCTTGTCATGGCGCTGACTGGTGTGTATCTATTATTCTTGATCAATGCTGCTACTGCATTTTTTGGTGCATTAAGTATTGTGTTGTACGCAGCAGTGTACACGCCATTAAAAACTAGAACTCCGTTATGCGTGTTTGTTGGTGCCTTTCCTGGAGCGATTCCTTATATGTTGGGTTGGGTTGCGGCGAGTGGTGATTTTGGCATTGAGCCAGGCACATTATTTATGCTACAGTTTTTCTGGCAGTTTCCGCATTTCTGGGCGATAGGATGGATGCTTGAGAACGACTATAAAGCTGGTGGTTTCAAGATGTTGCCCACTGGTGCGACAGATAGAGGAACGGCCATTCAAATTGTTCTTTACACGATCTGGACGATTATGGTGTCGTTGATACCAGCCTTTGGCGTAACGGGTGATTTATTCATGACGCCTTGGAGCGCGGCATTAATTTTATTGTTGGGGCTTTGGTTCTTGTACTATGCGATCAAATT
This window harbors:
- the cyoE gene encoding heme o synthase; amino-acid sequence: MSEVQAIEKSPGILANYVEITKPRLSIVVVFSSIAGYFLGAENYSWITILLLCIGGYFLVGSSNVFNQIIERDRDALMKRTMNRPIPTGRIAANHAWIYGLVMALTGVYLLFLINAATAFFGALSIVLYAAVYTPLKTRTPLCVFVGAFPGAIPYMLGWVAASGDFGIEPGTLFMLQFFWQFPHFWAIGWMLENDYKAGGFKMLPTGATDRGTAIQIVLYTIWTIMVSLIPAFGVTGDLFMTPWSAALILLLGLWFLYYAIKLYKERSNEVARKLMLVSVSYITLIQIIYVVDKFLR